The following proteins are encoded in a genomic region of Channa argus isolate prfri chromosome 3, Channa argus male v1.0, whole genome shotgun sequence:
- the sh3d19 gene encoding SH3 domain-containing protein 19 isoform X3, with protein MAEARWEEDGERERRDRDRSQTPDHIDRSKTEHLHYSQGPLSSIRAAIKRSRTHSPADHPRDRRRPEITIVSAEPLAINNWFPGTPVVFTPPPLPPSQSGWSADVQAVSHPPPSYDQVIQEKTQEEHLVKPTAAPRRSTCTATSATQTDPVREDPSSTVPQRVAARQPAEKTSAGKKPPKPLRPSLPKLKKQETTFETVASTEVKVGTNTTASTNTEDRSNSKLHVQQPNPADSTCSRSVTVHWDIPARPLSSPSETPPCSPSSELRQRPIPLPRIKSRKQEVKEEVKVQPLVKISENCDAAPCDSQDVHTNEYLKELLEVFSAENECEENCDVTNQSVKVFQAEDVVGEMNINHSQRNIRARIQAFENQASAEQENAAEPAKPDPLPRKPSVKPPVAAKPSVGLKPQFSNSFDNQNAAPTYEPQNPTPGPRPQAPKKPAGMSIKDELEALHSKVAVQNRSSPPVQQTANDLYESYETPPVPPTLPSRPFKEPLKANLNMNNHNSASLFSDNDFMKTFSDHVPVRPQSSVDSNGGTFPRQSITRRPTTIRVPSKSIDSVPDNFLEDPPPLPVQKPIGSLISSMNQKQSPTPFTAFQDSFQFGPEPSLPPRRASSTKTVPPRPPLTRPGPGRPHPPSLQAAGRSNSTPWDTSPKSLPQKAQRKGPVLPPRPNPGHRLYNKYILELPHGIACFDYNGSNAGELSFQKNEVLLLLEEIDHNTFECQAGETRGRVHKSHMTVITPLESDVFPPQSASPAASGGDGYGQRVQVIHDFIPEGPGELTLRAGDVVTMVEQVDSEWYRGTCRGSTGFFPINYVKALSDSPKTLPKRKPKPPPATTSGPRCVARFDFEGEHSDELSFSEGDVIQLKEYVGDDWARGNLGASTGIFPLNYVEVIEDLPPPTSQQQKQPSRIPLPGMTAPLNAPPAEASQPSEAWVMALYDYAGKSDDDLSFKQGDYIQLIHHLDTDWSYGRLSGREGMFPRSFVESTTAGQQSSNNQQNQPAGGVKARALYNFTSDCDEELSLQVGNIITNVESIDDEWFVGDLRGKRGLVPKNYVQVLG; from the exons ATGGCCGAAGCCCGATGGGAAGAGGATGGAGAGCGGGAGCGCAGAGATCGGGACAGAAGTCAGACACCAG ATCATATTGATAGAAGCAAGActgaacatttacattacag TCAAGGACCTCTGTCTTCTATACGAGCTGCTATCAAACGAT caagaacaCATTCTCCGGCTGACCATCCTAGAGACAGAAg GCGACCAGAGATCACCATCGTCTCAGCAGAGCCTCTGGCCATTAACAACTGGTTCCCAGGAACCCCTGTGGTtttcactcctcctcctcttcctccttctcagTCAGGCTGGTCTGCAGATGTCCAGGCTGTCTCCCAT CCCCCACCATCCTATGACCAGGTGATCCAAGAGAAGACCCAGGAAGAGCACCTTGTCAAGCCCACTGCAGCCCCCCGCCGGTCCACCTGCACCGCCACAAGTGCCACACAGACTGACCCTGTGAGGGAAGACCCCAGCAGTACTGTTCCACAGCGTGTTGCTGCTCGACAGCCAGCTGAGAAAACATCTGCTG GTAAAAAACCACCAAAACCACTAAGGCCATCGctgccaaaattaaaaaaacaagaaaccaCCTTTGAAACTGTTGCATCCACTGAGGTGAAGGTTGGAACAAATACTACAGCATCCACAAACACTGAGGACCGAAGCAACTCTAAGCTACATGTACAACAACCCAATCCAGCTGATTCCACCTGCAGCAGATCTGTTACTGTACACTGGGACATTCCTGCAAGACCCCTCTCTAGCCCCAGTGAAACTCCCCCCTGTTCTCCAAGCTCTGAACTCAGACAACGCCCCATTCCACTTCCTCGGATAAAATCTCGGAAGCAGGAGGTTAAAGAGGAGGTCAAAGTTCAGCCTTTGGTCAAGATCAGTGAAAACTGTGACGCTGCTCCGTGTGATTCACAGGACGTTCACACAAATGAGTATTTGAAGGAGCTGTTGGAGGTCTTCAGTGCAGAAAACGAGTGTGAGGAGAACTGTGACGTCACTAACCAATCAGTCAAGGTGTTTCAAGCAGAGGATGTTGTTGGAGAAATGAACATCAACCACAGTCAGCGTAACATCAGGGCCAGGATCCAGGCCTTTGAGAACCAGGCGAGCGCCGAGCAAGAGAATGCAGCTGAACCAGCCAAACCAGATCCGCTACCCAGGAAGCCGTCAGTCAAACCTCCAGTTGCGGCTAAACCCTCTGTAGGTCTTAAACCTCAATTTAGCAACAGTTTTGATAATCAAAATGCAGCACCCACCTATGAACCCCAAAACCCTACACCAGGCCCCAGGCCTCAGGCCCCTAAGAAACCTGCAGGGATGTCGATAAAAGACGAGCTAGAGGCTTTACACAGCAAGGTGGCCGTGCAAAACAGATCATCTCCTCCTGTGCAGCAAACAGCCAACGACCTCTACGAATCCTATGAAACTCCACCAGTCCCTCCTACACTTCCATCGAGGCCTTTTAAGGAACCTCTGAAAGCCAACTTGAACATGAACAACCACAACTCAGCCTCCTTGTTCAGTGACAATGACTTTATGAAAACTTTCTCAG ATCACGTCCCTGTCAGGCCCCAAAGCAGTGTGGACAGCAACGGGGGAACTTTCCCCAGACAAAGTATAACAAGGAGACCAACCACCATCAGGGTCCCCAGCAAATCTATTGATTCTG TCCCAGATAATTTCTTGGAGGATCCTCCACCCCTTCCTGTTCAGAAGCCTATCGGCTCCTTAATCAGCTCCATGAACCAAAAACAGAGCCCAACGCCTTTCACTGCCTTCCAG GACTCTTTCCAATTTGGCCCAGAGCCGTCACTACCACCTCG GAGGGCCAGTTCAACCAAAACCGTACCACCTCGTCCACCTCTAACCAGACCAGGCCCAGGAAGACCTCACCCGCCGAGCCTTCAGGCAGCAGGTCGATCAAATTCAACACCATGGGACACTTCGCCTAAATCCCTGCCCCAGAAGGCCCAGAGGAAAGGACCTGTCTTACCTCCGCGGCCCAACCCAGGCCACCGTCTCTACAACAAATACATT CTTGAACTTCCCCATGGAATTGCCTGCTTTGACTACAATGGGAGTAATGCAGGAGAGCTGTCATTTCAG AAAAACGAAGTACTTCTGCTGCTAGAGGAGATTGACCACAATACATTTGAGTGCCAAGCGGGAGAAACCAGGGGCAGAGTCCATAAGTCTCATATGACGGTCATAACTCCTCTTGAATCAGACGTGTTCCCACCACAG AGTGCCAGTCCAGCTGCTTCTGGTGGAGATGGTTATGGACAAAGGGTGCAGGTCATACATGACTTCATCCCAG AGGGTCCAGGAGAGCTGACTCTGAGAGCAGGAGATGTTGTGACCATGGTGGAGCAGGTGGACAGCGAGTGGTACAGAGGCACTTGCAGAGGATCTACTGGTTTCTTCCCCATCAATTACGTCAAAGCCCTG TCAGATTCACCTAAGACTCTACCGAAAAGGAAACCAAAACCACCACCTGCAACAACCAG TGGTCCGCGGTGTGTGGCCAGGTTCGACTTTGAGGGGGAGCACAGTGATGAGTTGTCGTTCTCCGAGGGGGATGTGATCCAGCTGAAGGAGTACGTGGGAGACGACTGGGCTCGGGGAAATCTTGGTGCCTCAACTGGAATCTTCCCTCTTAACTATGTGGAAGTTATTGAAGATCTGCCTCCACCTACTAgtcagcagcagaagcagccctCTAGAATACCACTGCCTG GCATGACTGCTCCTCTCAATGCACCCCCTGCTGAG GCATCTCAGCCCAGTGAGGCCTGGGTGATGGCTCTGTATGACTATGCTGGGAAATCGGACGACGACCTGTCCTTTAAGCAGGGCGACTATATCCAGCTCATCCATCACCTTGACACTGACTGGAGTTATGGCAGGCTCAGTGGCAGAGAGGGGATGTTCCCCAGGTCTTTTGTTGAGAGTACCACAG CAGGTCAGCAGTCATCTAATAATCAGCAAAATCAACCTGCTGGTGGTGTGAAAGCCAGAGCACTGTACAACTTCACATCGGACTGTGATGAAGAGCTCTCTCTGCAG GTTGGAAACATTATAACCAATGTGGAATCCATTGATGACGAATGGTTCGTGGGTGACCTGAGAGGAAAACGTGGCCTAGTCCCTAAAAACTATGTACAGGTACTGGGATAG
- the sh3d19 gene encoding SH3 domain-containing protein 19 isoform X5 translates to MAEARWEEDGERERRDRDRSQTPDHIDRSKTEHLHYSQGPLSSIRAAIKRSRTHSPADHPRDRRRPEITIVSAEPLAINNWFPGTPVVFTPPPLPPSQSGWSADVQAVSHPPPSYDQVIQEKTQEEHLVKPTAAPRRSTCTATSATQTDPVREDPSSTVPQRVAARQPAEKTSAGKKPPKPLRPSLPKLKKQETTFETVASTEVKVGTNTTASTNTEDRSNSKLHVQQPNPADSTCSRSVTVHWDIPARPLSSPSETPPCSPSSELRQRPIPLPRIKSRKQEVKEEVKVQPLVKISENCDAAPCDSQDVHTNEYLKELLEVFSAENECEENCDVTNQSVKVFQAEDVVGEMNINHSQRNIRARIQAFENQASAEQENAAEPAKPDPLPRKPSVKPPVAAKPSVGLKPQFSNSFDNQNAAPTYEPQNPTPGPRPQAPKKPAGMSIKDELEALHSKVAVQNRSSPPVQQTANDLYESYETPPVPPTLPSRPFKEPLKANLNMNNHNSASLFSDNDFMKTFSDHVPVRPQSSVDSNGGTFPRQSITRRPTTIRVPSKSIDSVPDNFLEDPPPLPVQKPIGSLISSMNQKQSPTPFTAFQDSFQFGPEPSLPPRRASSTKTVPPRPPLTRPGPGRPHPPSLQAAGRSNSTPWDTSPKSLPQKAQRKGPVLPPRPNPGHRLYNKYILELPHGIACFDYNGSNAGELSFQKNEVLLLLEEIDHNTFECQAGETRGRVHKSHMTVITPLESDVFPPQSASPAASGGDGYGQRVQVIHDFIPEGPGELTLRAGDVVTMVEQVDSEWYRGTCRGSTGFFPINYVKALSDSPKTLPKRKPKPPPATTSGPRCVARFDFEGEHSDELSFSEGDVIQLKEYVGDDWARGNLGASTGIFPLNYVEVIEDLPPPTSQQQKQPSRIPLPGMTAPLNAPPAEASQPSEAWVMALYDYAGKSDDDLSFKQGDYIQLIHHLDTDWSYGRLSGREGMFPRSFVESTTGQQSSNNQQNQPAGGVKARALYNFTSDCDEELSLQVGNIITNVESIDDEWFVGDLRGKRGLVPKNYVQVLG, encoded by the exons ATGGCCGAAGCCCGATGGGAAGAGGATGGAGAGCGGGAGCGCAGAGATCGGGACAGAAGTCAGACACCAG ATCATATTGATAGAAGCAAGActgaacatttacattacag TCAAGGACCTCTGTCTTCTATACGAGCTGCTATCAAACGAT caagaacaCATTCTCCGGCTGACCATCCTAGAGACAGAAg GCGACCAGAGATCACCATCGTCTCAGCAGAGCCTCTGGCCATTAACAACTGGTTCCCAGGAACCCCTGTGGTtttcactcctcctcctcttcctccttctcagTCAGGCTGGTCTGCAGATGTCCAGGCTGTCTCCCAT CCCCCACCATCCTATGACCAGGTGATCCAAGAGAAGACCCAGGAAGAGCACCTTGTCAAGCCCACTGCAGCCCCCCGCCGGTCCACCTGCACCGCCACAAGTGCCACACAGACTGACCCTGTGAGGGAAGACCCCAGCAGTACTGTTCCACAGCGTGTTGCTGCTCGACAGCCAGCTGAGAAAACATCTGCTG GTAAAAAACCACCAAAACCACTAAGGCCATCGctgccaaaattaaaaaaacaagaaaccaCCTTTGAAACTGTTGCATCCACTGAGGTGAAGGTTGGAACAAATACTACAGCATCCACAAACACTGAGGACCGAAGCAACTCTAAGCTACATGTACAACAACCCAATCCAGCTGATTCCACCTGCAGCAGATCTGTTACTGTACACTGGGACATTCCTGCAAGACCCCTCTCTAGCCCCAGTGAAACTCCCCCCTGTTCTCCAAGCTCTGAACTCAGACAACGCCCCATTCCACTTCCTCGGATAAAATCTCGGAAGCAGGAGGTTAAAGAGGAGGTCAAAGTTCAGCCTTTGGTCAAGATCAGTGAAAACTGTGACGCTGCTCCGTGTGATTCACAGGACGTTCACACAAATGAGTATTTGAAGGAGCTGTTGGAGGTCTTCAGTGCAGAAAACGAGTGTGAGGAGAACTGTGACGTCACTAACCAATCAGTCAAGGTGTTTCAAGCAGAGGATGTTGTTGGAGAAATGAACATCAACCACAGTCAGCGTAACATCAGGGCCAGGATCCAGGCCTTTGAGAACCAGGCGAGCGCCGAGCAAGAGAATGCAGCTGAACCAGCCAAACCAGATCCGCTACCCAGGAAGCCGTCAGTCAAACCTCCAGTTGCGGCTAAACCCTCTGTAGGTCTTAAACCTCAATTTAGCAACAGTTTTGATAATCAAAATGCAGCACCCACCTATGAACCCCAAAACCCTACACCAGGCCCCAGGCCTCAGGCCCCTAAGAAACCTGCAGGGATGTCGATAAAAGACGAGCTAGAGGCTTTACACAGCAAGGTGGCCGTGCAAAACAGATCATCTCCTCCTGTGCAGCAAACAGCCAACGACCTCTACGAATCCTATGAAACTCCACCAGTCCCTCCTACACTTCCATCGAGGCCTTTTAAGGAACCTCTGAAAGCCAACTTGAACATGAACAACCACAACTCAGCCTCCTTGTTCAGTGACAATGACTTTATGAAAACTTTCTCAG ATCACGTCCCTGTCAGGCCCCAAAGCAGTGTGGACAGCAACGGGGGAACTTTCCCCAGACAAAGTATAACAAGGAGACCAACCACCATCAGGGTCCCCAGCAAATCTATTGATTCTG TCCCAGATAATTTCTTGGAGGATCCTCCACCCCTTCCTGTTCAGAAGCCTATCGGCTCCTTAATCAGCTCCATGAACCAAAAACAGAGCCCAACGCCTTTCACTGCCTTCCAG GACTCTTTCCAATTTGGCCCAGAGCCGTCACTACCACCTCG GAGGGCCAGTTCAACCAAAACCGTACCACCTCGTCCACCTCTAACCAGACCAGGCCCAGGAAGACCTCACCCGCCGAGCCTTCAGGCAGCAGGTCGATCAAATTCAACACCATGGGACACTTCGCCTAAATCCCTGCCCCAGAAGGCCCAGAGGAAAGGACCTGTCTTACCTCCGCGGCCCAACCCAGGCCACCGTCTCTACAACAAATACATT CTTGAACTTCCCCATGGAATTGCCTGCTTTGACTACAATGGGAGTAATGCAGGAGAGCTGTCATTTCAG AAAAACGAAGTACTTCTGCTGCTAGAGGAGATTGACCACAATACATTTGAGTGCCAAGCGGGAGAAACCAGGGGCAGAGTCCATAAGTCTCATATGACGGTCATAACTCCTCTTGAATCAGACGTGTTCCCACCACAG AGTGCCAGTCCAGCTGCTTCTGGTGGAGATGGTTATGGACAAAGGGTGCAGGTCATACATGACTTCATCCCAG AGGGTCCAGGAGAGCTGACTCTGAGAGCAGGAGATGTTGTGACCATGGTGGAGCAGGTGGACAGCGAGTGGTACAGAGGCACTTGCAGAGGATCTACTGGTTTCTTCCCCATCAATTACGTCAAAGCCCTG TCAGATTCACCTAAGACTCTACCGAAAAGGAAACCAAAACCACCACCTGCAACAACCAG TGGTCCGCGGTGTGTGGCCAGGTTCGACTTTGAGGGGGAGCACAGTGATGAGTTGTCGTTCTCCGAGGGGGATGTGATCCAGCTGAAGGAGTACGTGGGAGACGACTGGGCTCGGGGAAATCTTGGTGCCTCAACTGGAATCTTCCCTCTTAACTATGTGGAAGTTATTGAAGATCTGCCTCCACCTACTAgtcagcagcagaagcagccctCTAGAATACCACTGCCTG GCATGACTGCTCCTCTCAATGCACCCCCTGCTGAG GCATCTCAGCCCAGTGAGGCCTGGGTGATGGCTCTGTATGACTATGCTGGGAAATCGGACGACGACCTGTCCTTTAAGCAGGGCGACTATATCCAGCTCATCCATCACCTTGACACTGACTGGAGTTATGGCAGGCTCAGTGGCAGAGAGGGGATGTTCCCCAGGTCTTTTGTTGAGAGTACCACAG GTCAGCAGTCATCTAATAATCAGCAAAATCAACCTGCTGGTGGTGTGAAAGCCAGAGCACTGTACAACTTCACATCGGACTGTGATGAAGAGCTCTCTCTGCAG GTTGGAAACATTATAACCAATGTGGAATCCATTGATGACGAATGGTTCGTGGGTGACCTGAGAGGAAAACGTGGCCTAGTCCCTAAAAACTATGTACAGGTACTGGGATAG
- the sh3d19 gene encoding SH3 domain-containing protein 19 isoform X4: MAEARWEEDGERERRDRDRSQTPDHIDRSKTEHLHYSQGPLSSIRAAIKRSRTHSPADHPRDRRRPEITIVSAEPLAINNWFPGTPVVFTPPPLPPSQSGWSADVQAVSHVIQEKTQEEHLVKPTAAPRRSTCTATSATQTDPVREDPSSTVPQRVAARQPAEKTSAGKKPPKPLRPSLPKLKKQETTFETVASTEVKVGTNTTASTNTEDRSNSKLHVQQPNPADSTCSRSVTVHWDIPARPLSSPSETPPCSPSSELRQRPIPLPRIKSRKQEVKEEVKVQPLVKISENCDAAPCDSQDVHTNEYLKELLEVFSAENECEENCDVTNQSVKVFQAEDVVGEMNINHSQRNIRARIQAFENQASAEQENAAEPAKPDPLPRKPSVKPPVAAKPSVGLKPQFSNSFDNQNAAPTYEPQNPTPGPRPQAPKKPAGMSIKDELEALHSKVAVQNRSSPPVQQTANDLYESYETPPVPPTLPSRPFKEPLKANLNMNNHNSASLFSDNDFMKTFSDHVPVRPQSSVDSNGGTFPRQSITRRPTTIRVPSKSIDSDLFSVPDNFLEDPPPLPVQKPIGSLISSMNQKQSPTPFTAFQDSFQFGPEPSLPPRRASSTKTVPPRPPLTRPGPGRPHPPSLQAAGRSNSTPWDTSPKSLPQKAQRKGPVLPPRPNPGHRLYNKYILELPHGIACFDYNGSNAGELSFQKNEVLLLLEEIDHNTFECQAGETRGRVHKSHMTVITPLESDVFPPQSASPAASGGDGYGQRVQVIHDFIPEGPGELTLRAGDVVTMVEQVDSEWYRGTCRGSTGFFPINYVKALSDSPKTLPKRKPKPPPATTSGPRCVARFDFEGEHSDELSFSEGDVIQLKEYVGDDWARGNLGASTGIFPLNYVEVIEDLPPPTSQQQKQPSRIPLPGMTAPLNAPPAEASQPSEAWVMALYDYAGKSDDDLSFKQGDYIQLIHHLDTDWSYGRLSGREGMFPRSFVESTTAGQQSSNNQQNQPAGGVKARALYNFTSDCDEELSLQVGNIITNVESIDDEWFVGDLRGKRGLVPKNYVQVLG, from the exons ATGGCCGAAGCCCGATGGGAAGAGGATGGAGAGCGGGAGCGCAGAGATCGGGACAGAAGTCAGACACCAG ATCATATTGATAGAAGCAAGActgaacatttacattacag TCAAGGACCTCTGTCTTCTATACGAGCTGCTATCAAACGAT caagaacaCATTCTCCGGCTGACCATCCTAGAGACAGAAg GCGACCAGAGATCACCATCGTCTCAGCAGAGCCTCTGGCCATTAACAACTGGTTCCCAGGAACCCCTGTGGTtttcactcctcctcctcttcctccttctcagTCAGGCTGGTCTGCAGATGTCCAGGCTGTCTCCCAT GTGATCCAAGAGAAGACCCAGGAAGAGCACCTTGTCAAGCCCACTGCAGCCCCCCGCCGGTCCACCTGCACCGCCACAAGTGCCACACAGACTGACCCTGTGAGGGAAGACCCCAGCAGTACTGTTCCACAGCGTGTTGCTGCTCGACAGCCAGCTGAGAAAACATCTGCTG GTAAAAAACCACCAAAACCACTAAGGCCATCGctgccaaaattaaaaaaacaagaaaccaCCTTTGAAACTGTTGCATCCACTGAGGTGAAGGTTGGAACAAATACTACAGCATCCACAAACACTGAGGACCGAAGCAACTCTAAGCTACATGTACAACAACCCAATCCAGCTGATTCCACCTGCAGCAGATCTGTTACTGTACACTGGGACATTCCTGCAAGACCCCTCTCTAGCCCCAGTGAAACTCCCCCCTGTTCTCCAAGCTCTGAACTCAGACAACGCCCCATTCCACTTCCTCGGATAAAATCTCGGAAGCAGGAGGTTAAAGAGGAGGTCAAAGTTCAGCCTTTGGTCAAGATCAGTGAAAACTGTGACGCTGCTCCGTGTGATTCACAGGACGTTCACACAAATGAGTATTTGAAGGAGCTGTTGGAGGTCTTCAGTGCAGAAAACGAGTGTGAGGAGAACTGTGACGTCACTAACCAATCAGTCAAGGTGTTTCAAGCAGAGGATGTTGTTGGAGAAATGAACATCAACCACAGTCAGCGTAACATCAGGGCCAGGATCCAGGCCTTTGAGAACCAGGCGAGCGCCGAGCAAGAGAATGCAGCTGAACCAGCCAAACCAGATCCGCTACCCAGGAAGCCGTCAGTCAAACCTCCAGTTGCGGCTAAACCCTCTGTAGGTCTTAAACCTCAATTTAGCAACAGTTTTGATAATCAAAATGCAGCACCCACCTATGAACCCCAAAACCCTACACCAGGCCCCAGGCCTCAGGCCCCTAAGAAACCTGCAGGGATGTCGATAAAAGACGAGCTAGAGGCTTTACACAGCAAGGTGGCCGTGCAAAACAGATCATCTCCTCCTGTGCAGCAAACAGCCAACGACCTCTACGAATCCTATGAAACTCCACCAGTCCCTCCTACACTTCCATCGAGGCCTTTTAAGGAACCTCTGAAAGCCAACTTGAACATGAACAACCACAACTCAGCCTCCTTGTTCAGTGACAATGACTTTATGAAAACTTTCTCAG ATCACGTCCCTGTCAGGCCCCAAAGCAGTGTGGACAGCAACGGGGGAACTTTCCCCAGACAAAGTATAACAAGGAGACCAACCACCATCAGGGTCCCCAGCAAATCTATTGATTCTG ATCTCTTCTCAGTCCCAGATAATTTCTTGGAGGATCCTCCACCCCTTCCTGTTCAGAAGCCTATCGGCTCCTTAATCAGCTCCATGAACCAAAAACAGAGCCCAACGCCTTTCACTGCCTTCCAG GACTCTTTCCAATTTGGCCCAGAGCCGTCACTACCACCTCG GAGGGCCAGTTCAACCAAAACCGTACCACCTCGTCCACCTCTAACCAGACCAGGCCCAGGAAGACCTCACCCGCCGAGCCTTCAGGCAGCAGGTCGATCAAATTCAACACCATGGGACACTTCGCCTAAATCCCTGCCCCAGAAGGCCCAGAGGAAAGGACCTGTCTTACCTCCGCGGCCCAACCCAGGCCACCGTCTCTACAACAAATACATT CTTGAACTTCCCCATGGAATTGCCTGCTTTGACTACAATGGGAGTAATGCAGGAGAGCTGTCATTTCAG AAAAACGAAGTACTTCTGCTGCTAGAGGAGATTGACCACAATACATTTGAGTGCCAAGCGGGAGAAACCAGGGGCAGAGTCCATAAGTCTCATATGACGGTCATAACTCCTCTTGAATCAGACGTGTTCCCACCACAG AGTGCCAGTCCAGCTGCTTCTGGTGGAGATGGTTATGGACAAAGGGTGCAGGTCATACATGACTTCATCCCAG AGGGTCCAGGAGAGCTGACTCTGAGAGCAGGAGATGTTGTGACCATGGTGGAGCAGGTGGACAGCGAGTGGTACAGAGGCACTTGCAGAGGATCTACTGGTTTCTTCCCCATCAATTACGTCAAAGCCCTG TCAGATTCACCTAAGACTCTACCGAAAAGGAAACCAAAACCACCACCTGCAACAACCAG TGGTCCGCGGTGTGTGGCCAGGTTCGACTTTGAGGGGGAGCACAGTGATGAGTTGTCGTTCTCCGAGGGGGATGTGATCCAGCTGAAGGAGTACGTGGGAGACGACTGGGCTCGGGGAAATCTTGGTGCCTCAACTGGAATCTTCCCTCTTAACTATGTGGAAGTTATTGAAGATCTGCCTCCACCTACTAgtcagcagcagaagcagccctCTAGAATACCACTGCCTG GCATGACTGCTCCTCTCAATGCACCCCCTGCTGAG GCATCTCAGCCCAGTGAGGCCTGGGTGATGGCTCTGTATGACTATGCTGGGAAATCGGACGACGACCTGTCCTTTAAGCAGGGCGACTATATCCAGCTCATCCATCACCTTGACACTGACTGGAGTTATGGCAGGCTCAGTGGCAGAGAGGGGATGTTCCCCAGGTCTTTTGTTGAGAGTACCACAG CAGGTCAGCAGTCATCTAATAATCAGCAAAATCAACCTGCTGGTGGTGTGAAAGCCAGAGCACTGTACAACTTCACATCGGACTGTGATGAAGAGCTCTCTCTGCAG GTTGGAAACATTATAACCAATGTGGAATCCATTGATGACGAATGGTTCGTGGGTGACCTGAGAGGAAAACGTGGCCTAGTCCCTAAAAACTATGTACAGGTACTGGGATAG